CTTGAACCTAGAAGGTTCTTTATGTAATTAAGTTTTAGAATTTTTTGTCAGCAATTCTGTCCTGCCTTgtttttcttgatttatttgtagataaaaaatatatgaagAGAAAAAAAAACTCTAGTAACTAAACTTTGGGGGATTTATTGTAGCTcgatgttatatttatttactTTGCTAGctccttttttttatttaattatgttacaACTAAAGAAAGATAGCAGATTTTTGTTTTATGTTAAGATCTATGTATTTCAGATGCCGATATGGCATTTTAGGATCATCGACTTTACTTAGAAATTATTCTTTTGGGTAAAAGCTCATAATTCTCTTTTCATTGGCAAGCTCTTAAccaaattttattattcataGCTCCTCTTGATGTTATCCCTTACAGTATTTCCTGATTGAATTTGTATACGCATAGATAATTACCAGTCTTGGAAAAGCAGGAACAAAAGTGTGTGGCGGTTGTTCTACCTTAAAAAATTCCTTTTATCTTATGGTTAGCTTGAGTTTAACTTTCTGCtggttgatgttaatatttagAATTTACGTTGTGCTAAACATATAGCATAGAAAGTAACTTAAATTTTCCTTTAGAGAAAAATGAAGCAACTTTCTACTTTAACTATGTTTTGTTAATTCTCAACACCTTACATTGGTCGGGCTTGATAACTTGACCGGCTAAAATATGTTATCATTTTTCTTAATGAGACTATTCATCTTATGAGCTTCTTAGAGTGAAATTATTAGCTCCTTTCATATATCTTGCCAGCTTTAAGTAAATCGGTCAGTTTGATCTGTCTAACTTGATGTGGAAACGTAGTTTGCTCTCTTTTTCTGTACTGATGTTCCGCACCACCATTTCATATGTCCTCAAGCAGTaacttaaaaaattatatagcaCCTTTACTTTAGGTTGTTCGCATAACCTTCTTTTTTTAAGTCTTTGTAATGCCATCTCTTTTGGCGTAATGGACTCATGGAAGGAATTAAGACTCAGCCTACTAGTCGGTTAAACACATGTGAAAACCTGAAAACGTCATTTAGTATTTACGACTAGTTTTCCAAGAAATTCATAgtttaataaaattttctttttcctcTATTTTTCATTTTACCGAATGGATTCACAAGGAAAAGATATTATTATCCGGAATAACATATACATGATTTTCTTGTTCTTTACCCATAGTCATTATCTTAGCTTTAGCATGAAGTCCTCTTGAAATTAAAATGTTAATTCCATTTTCTTATGTAATTTATCACAAGATGTTTCATTAAACATTATGGTCTTCTCTTGCCTGGGTTCTCGCGGTTCATAATGGGTGCTAGTTCTTTTTTTTACAttatttcttcttttttaaGCTGTTAGTAAAAAAGTTGAGTTATGTGTGAGCTAAATTCCTTAGAAATGAGTAGCAATGCTACTAGTAGTTTAAGTATTGAATATCAATGGAACTTCATTACATGGGTTGTTTATATGGAGCAAATGCTGTAGAAAAATTGACTAACTAACTCTATATGGTGTCAAAAGTTGAGGTTATAGGATAGTTTTCCTTTTCTGTGTGTTTATGTGTGTCTAGGCCTCGGAGTGGTGCTAAAAGTTTCTCACAGTAAATTGGTCATAAACATAGAAAAAGTGTCCATCTTTGACAAAGTGCAGTATGTATGGGTGGAAATTGGGAAATCAGATCAAATATAATCCAAGCGTAAAGACAGCAAAATCATTAGAGAGATGGATGACTGAATCACCAACATTGGTTTCTACTATCAACTCTTTATTAGTCTTTATCATTAATTGACTGACTAGTTACTGGTTTGGGTTTTagagtgcctccaaatcttctgAGTTTGGGATAGAAAAGTAGTGAAATTCAAATTCGGTTTGTTATTGTTGTTGTATATCAATGGTCATTACATTTGTGCCACACCTGGAAGAAAAATGCCAgtttttacctgattcagtgcATGTCTGCATCTCACAGTGTGATGCTCTCCTCACAATATAATCTATTTTCTCTGCAGGCTTTTGTACTCAAATATCTTCTATTTTCTCTCGAGGAATCAGATAATTTTCCAAACATCCATGCGGATATGTCTGTGAGAAGAGTTACACATAATGACTCTGTTGCCGCAGATATTTCCCATCATCTCACAGAGGAAAACAGATCGAGGTAATGAAATCCTCTAAATTATTTCTTAACGGTGTTGCTTGGTGCTGCTTTATTCTCAATTACTGAAACTATTAGGTAGGAGGAAAGAAAAGATGAAGAGTTCATGAATTCATGTCTATGCATAAAATAACCAAATAAACCACTGGCTTCGAGAAGGTTACAAGTAGAGAATTaagtattgttttttttttcctgaaaattaGATTATTATACAGTGTTTGGTCATGGAACCCTGAATTCAATCTTTACATATGATACTAACCGCTAGTTGTAAAATTAAATCACCATACTCTGATTGAGAAGAAGTGGGAcatctattattatttttttgctcttttattttttttgtagaaATCAATGCTAATTAAATTTTGGATTTTGATTCCTTTAACTGTTTATAAATCATCGTTGTTACTTGTTAGTAAAATAAGTTTTTCTATATTTGGACAGAGCTCTGGTGAGGAGTATGAGTGAGATACTCTTTCTGTGTGGAAGTAATGAAAGAGTGGTGGTAGCATCTCTGGATGTTCTTGATGGTGATTCTATTGATTCCATCGATGTGTCTAAGGATGAGGTAAGTCCAGACTTAATTAATTTTTGTCGCACTTTTTATGCCATTTTATGGCATTATTACCTTGTTACTGCTCCTTTATGTGAAATTTTTTATTGATTACGAAGTTGCCATTTAAGTTAATTAAGTGGTGCACTTGGTGAGAATGTTGTAGGGTATTTACCATTGAACGTGGTTTCTTTCTCTCAAATTTATTTGTAACTTGCTGCACAGGTATTGGCAAAAGCACTTGAAGGTCTTTCTTTTGAATCTGGTTCTGATTTGCAGAAAGTTTTGAGAATATACCACTGCACTTCTCAGTTGAGTGCATTTCAAAAACTTGAAGCAATGCTTCCTATTTTTCGAAGTCGTATGGGAGCATTGCTCTTTTTAATAGCTGCCTTGCTCTCCAGAGGACTGGTATGCTATTCTCTCATTTTAAATCATGCTTTTTCACAAAGTCTGACAGAGGAATAGTGGTATCTCATTGACAAGTGGTAAATATTTCACATTATAGATAAATAATGTGCTGAAACTGTTCTAAACTGACGAACAATAATTGGATGCTAGCTGAAACCACAACTTAAGGAAGTAACTATTATTTTGcccctttctttctttttcttctttctttttggGGACATTGCCCCTTTCTTTTCAATAGCTTTTCCAGTTAGAGGTAACTTTGCTAAATATTAACAACATATTGgtatattttgatttgaaaTCCTTCCATGCAATTGTACTTTTTAATTTTCGATATTTCTCAGAAAGTGGGACACCACATTACTCGGTAACAACTATTAATAAAAGGACATGTGCTTCTCAACGTGAAGCAGGCAGGTTTAGTTTTTACCAAGACACTGTGTACTTTGTCTTTATGTTGAACTCTATTTGGCGGCTCAAAATCATCTCCATCCATTGATCGTGGAAGAAATGAGGGCTTCTGATATCTTGTATACTAATCTGAACTAGATTTCAAAATTAACACTTCATGTGCCTTAATATTCCTATCCAAATCACTGCATGTATGCGTTGTTTGCCTTCTAATTTGTTGATGGTGCAAGTTAATGTATTCAGTACCTGTTTTTTCATCAGGACAATGTTCAAGAAGACAGGGATGACCCCAGTCAACCATTAGTCACTGCCCCATTTGGGCATGCATCTCAGGTGACCACAGATTGATAATTTCATTTCTGTTGGATAATCGTGATGGTTTGGCATGGTTACCGGAATAGTTTGCATTTAACATGTTATTTCTCAAATAGGAAATCGTCAACCTTTTACTTTCTGGAAGTGCCGCTGCTAATGTGTTTGATGGGAAGATGGACTTGGGCGGTGGCATGTTTGTGAAAGGTATCTCAACAACTGTGGAAGTCGGGTTCCTCACCCTGCTAGAGTCCCTTAATTTTTGCAAGGTTGGCCAGTATCTGAAATGCCCCAAGTGGCCGATATGGGTCGTTGGAAGTGAATCTCACTACACAGTCTTGTTTGCTCTCGACACGAAAGTCCAGGACGAGAATGAATTCGAGCATAGAGAAACACAGATCCGGAGGGCTTTTGATGCCCAAGATCAAAGTGGAGGTGGTGGATTCATTAGTGTTGAAGGCTTTCATCGTGTCATTGAAGAAACCAGCATTAACCTTCCGCCTGATAAGGTTGAGCATCTCTGTAGCACTGGTTTTATCGTATGGAGTGAATTCTGGCAGGCACTTCTAGACTTAGACAAGAGTTTAGGAGGGGTCAAGGATTCAACTGGTTTGATGGGTAAGAAAGTCTTTGATCTCTACCATTTTAATGGGATTGCAAAATCAATTGGTAATGGTTCCCTAGCATCACTTGGAAGTGAGAATCCTATTCAAAGACCAAGACTAACGAAATTGAGCGTCTCAGTTCCTCCAAGGTGGACACCAGAGGAATTCTTGGCGGATGTGCCAGTGTCCTCTGAATCATTGAAAAATGAACCAGGTGGGGTCGAAATCTCAATTGAAGTATCCAAGCCTCAACATGCTCCCTTGGTGGATTGCATCAGAACACGTTGGAGACGTGCTGTTTGCAACTGGGACGGGGATGCGCCTAGTATTGTCTGAGCTATGTCCATTAGTTTTTATATTATGATCTCATGAGTCATTGTTTATTGGTCCACTGGCGGCTTTACATGTGAGATGCAAACTATAGATTGTTTGTTCTGTGGTGTTGTAGCATTTAGGATTTGAGAAAACAGATTgtgttgaatttattatttaaacttCCAAAATGAGTGTAACATACAGATCTTTGGTTATCGATGGCCATTGATTAGGAAGTTATTTCAAGAACTGGTGAGGACGTTGATACATATTTTAAAGGTCAGGACTTATAGTTTCCTACCTCTGCTTTTGATATTAAACTGTTTTTTTCCTATTCAATTTTTGTTTACTTTTGGAAAAGTTCACTTAAATGTTCTGTAGTTGCAGGACAATTTTGGTTCTCTTTTATCTAAATGTATGTGTACTTAATTTCTTATTCCAGAAAGCCCCTATCAAAATTATACGAATAACTAAGAATAGATGTTAACTCATGATGCAATGCGTGGTGAATAACAGAGCAACTGCCACTAGTCCATTCCATTCCAATATTAGTATAGCATAGATAACTAAATCTCTACATTAAGAGTTCCGTGCCCGACAAATATAACATGGGCTCTGGGTTAcaccaatttttattttatttttttaaaagaaagaattaatagaaacataaaaaaaataaatagcaCGACTGCCACACGGAACCAGCACAAAGACCTCGCATATAACTTTCATGGTCATTCTCAAAGCCAGCACAAAGACCTCGCAAATAACTTCCACGGTCATTCTCAAAACTGCAAGCCAACCCACACTATGAACAAACTTTGATCCAATACCATATGTATCTACTGAGAACTGCAGTCCCTGCAATGAAAATAAAACGAACACTGCGAATAAGTTTAAAGAATGCCATCGTTTTAATTTTCTGCCGCCAAAGACATGAAGTGATAGATAATATGCTAACGAAATGACTCACCAGCTTAAAAACACTTCTTGTGAACAACTGCAGGACCAGATTCATCATACTCCCCCTTTGAGATCCACTCAtgcacaaaataaaaaatattagctTGCACTATAACTAATATCATATCACCAACAATGCACACACATGCATCTATACAAACTTGCCACCATCCGTGTTTTCACATTTTTGGATATCTTAGGCTGATTGAAGGCAACGCAAGTTGAAATGCTGATGGAGTACGTGAATATGATGCGCTTTAAGAAAATAATAAAGAGTCAGCTGTTGGAATGTACCGGGGATGCCAGGATTGATCCTCCAATTCAGACACTGTACTTCCTCTCAGGTGGTGCAACCACCTTAATCTTCACGCCTCTTGGGGCAAGTGCCGTTATTTCCTTGCTCATACGATCTGCAATACCAGGGAACATGTCGACCCACCACTGAGAACGATGTTGCCATAGAGATCCTTCTTGATATCCACATCACATTTCATCATGGAATTGTATCTTGTTTCATGAATTCCTGCAGCTTCCATTCCTATCAATGATGGCTGGAACAAGACTTCTGGCCTCTGGGCAACGGAACCTCTCAGCGGCAATGGTGATAACTTGTCCATCGGGCAGCTCATAATTCTTCTCAATAGATGAGCAGTTTTTTGAAGTCTCCAGTTCTTGTTCGAAATCAAGTGCCAACGTATGCAAGCTTCTCTTTAACATCACCAACAATTTACCCGTTCGGCAGTTGTGGTGAACATATACCCTTTTTCAGTTAGAATCTTCATGAGATAGTCGGTGAGATCACGACCAGCAAGATCCAACTGCAGAATAGCATTTGAGAGTGCATACCCCTCATAAATGGGAACAGTGGCTCACCCCATCACAAGAATCAAGTATTATGCCTGTTCATGAGAAAGTAACTTTGATTATATGATCAAATTTGGCACCCTTCACGTAGTCACATTGTTGTACCGCCACTAGCATACAGTGAAAGAACAGCCTGGATTGCGGGGTGCCTCTGTGAACAGAACATGGTGCTCTTCAGGAGCAACACGGTAGAACGTATGGTGACAAATCTTTTCCATGTCCAATTGCTGACTATACCATGCTCAACAGGATTCTTCACCATGCTCCATGGGATACTTCATGGTGAGAATACCTTTAGATTGAGCTTCATCCCCAACATAAACGTCTTTTGCCCCATACAACCATGACACCAGTGTGTCGGGGACGACCCACTATGCTATGGAAAACAGCCCTTGGAGCATCACACCAGCAAATCCAGCctataaagaaaaaaataccAGGAGATACATCGCACAACATGAACATCAATACCATTGCTCATCCCACATAGAAAACCAGATTCTCAATAATCAACAGCTTACCTTGACCATTCCAGTACCATTATCAACAACAAGGGGTTGAATATACTCTCCATCAGCCACACTGTGTTATGCTGTATAGAGCCAAGAGGAGTGAGGTGACCGAGCTTAAAATAGAATGAAAAAAGACGAATCTTTACTCCAGAAACTAATGCAGCACATATTGAAAATATGAAGATCGTGTAACTGGATCTTATATTATATCAAAGATTATTCACAGCAGAACTCCGTATTTTCATATATCAAACCTACATGTTCTGATCAAGTACTCGATgtccaaaaattattttttgaatt
The Primulina eburnea isolate SZY01 chromosome 5, ASM2296580v1, whole genome shotgun sequence genome window above contains:
- the LOC140832591 gene encoding uncharacterized protein codes for the protein MADQEEEDLKMALRLSMQQNESPEPKRSKPMENTPVGGEATPEDKSPEVKNRRLQRELMAAAAEKRMGAAKNAAEKQMVAAKNAVKNVEKEKVTDAEITGLEVEKKGKGVNLENAEVKRGSLGVSLSGDQANKLFSMIFGNSVSKDVLAQWSNQGIRFSPDPETSMGLVQHEGGPCGVLAAIQAFVLKYLLFSLEESDNFPNIHADMSVRRVTHNDSVAADISHHLTEENRSRALVRSMSEILFLCGSNERVVVASLDVLDGDSIDSIDVSKDEVLAKALEGLSFESGSDLQKVLRIYHCTSQLSAFQKLEAMLPIFRSRMGALLFLIAALLSRGLDNVQEDRDDPSQPLVTAPFGHASQEIVNLLLSGSAAANVFDGKMDLGGGMFVKGISTTVEVGFLTLLESLNFCKVGQYLKCPKWPIWVVGSESHYTVLFALDTKVQDENEFEHRETQIRRAFDAQDQSGGGGFISVEGFHRVIEETSINLPPDKVEHLCSTGFIVWSEFWQALLDLDKSLGGVKDSTGLMGKKVFDLYHFNGIAKSIGNGSLASLGSENPIQRPRLTKLSVSVPPRWTPEEFLADVPVSSESLKNEPGGVEISIEVSKPQHAPLVDCIRTRWRRAVCNWDGDAPSIV